In the Drosophila gunungcola strain Sukarami unplaced genomic scaffold, Dgunungcola_SK_2 000001F, whole genome shotgun sequence genome, one interval contains:
- the LOC128263325 gene encoding odorant receptor 30a yields MELKSMETVEMPIFGSTLKLMKFWSYLFVHNWRRYMAMAPYMIINCTQYVDIYLSTESLDFIIRNVYLAVLFTNTVVRGVLLCVQRSSYERFIEMLKSFYIELLESEDPFIASLVEETTRISVFIGRVNLMMGCCTCIGFVTYPIFGSERVLPYGMYLPTIDEYKYASPYYEIFFVIQGIMAPMGCCMYIPYSNMVVTFTLFAILMCRVLQHKLRSLEKLKEEQVRGEIIWCIKYQLKLTGLVDSMNALNTHLHLVEFLCFGAMLCVLLFSLLIAQTIAQTVIVIAYMVMIFANSVVLYYVANELYFQSFDIAIAAYESNWMDFDVDTQKALKFLIMRSQKPLAILVGGTYPMNLKMLQSLLNAIYSLFTLLRRVYG; encoded by the exons ATGGAATTGAAGTCGATGGAAACAGTAGAAATGCCCATTTTCGGCAGCACTTTAAAGCTAATGAAGTTCTGGTCCTATCTCTTCGTTCACAATTGGCGTCGATATATGGCAATGGCTCCATACATGATAATCAACTGCACTCAGTATGTGGATATATATCTGAGCACCGAATCCTTGGATTTCATCATAAGAAATGTATATCTGGCTGTTTTGTTTACCAACACCGTGGTTAGAGGTGTATTGTTGTGTGTGCAGCGATCCAGTTATGAGCGATTTATTGAGATGTTGAAAAGCTTCTATATAGAATTGTTG gAGTCTGAAGATCCTTTTATTGCCTCATTGGTTGAAGAGACCACACGCATTTCGGTTTTCATAGGAAGAGTTAATTTGATGATGGGCTGTTGCACCTGCATTGGCTTTGTTACCTATCCCATTTTTGGTTCAGAAAGAG tACTACCTTATGGCATGTATTTGCCCACGATTGATGAGTACAAGTACGCATCTCCGTATTATGAGATTTTCTTTGTGATCCAAGGCATTATGGCTCCCATGGGCTGTTGCATGTACATTCCTTACTCAAATATGGTAGTAACCTTTACCCTTTTTGCCATACTTATGTGTCGAGTTCTGCAACATAAGCTGAGGAGTTTAGAAAAGCTGAAAGAAGAGCAAGTTCGTGGGGAAATTATTTGGTGCATTAAATATCAGCTTAAATTAACAGG ATTAGTGGACTCCATGAATGCCTTGAATACCCATCTTCACTTGGTTGAGTTCTTATGCTTTGGGGCCATGCTATGTGTTCTACTTTTCTCGCTTTTGATT GCTCAAACAATTGCCCAGACCGTCATAGTTATTGCATACATGGTAATGATATTTGCCAATAGCGTAGTTCTCTACTACGTGGCCAATGAACTGTACTTTCAA AGCTTCGATATTGCCATTGCTGCCTATGAGAGCAATTGGATGGACTTTGATGTGGACACACAAAAGGCTTTGAAGTTTCTCATAATGCGTTCACAAAAGCCCTTGGCG ATTTTGGTCGGTGGCACCTACCCCATGAACCTGAAAATGTTACAATCTCTTTTAAACGCCATCTACTCGTTGTTCACCCTTCTACGTCGGGTTTATGGCTAA